The proteins below are encoded in one region of Nocardioides marmorisolisilvae:
- a CDS encoding amidase: protein MNLADLGAGEIARTVGTGDITAGQVVEDCLARIAERDPALNAFSVVLADRARAEADRLDDHLQAGGQPGPLQGVPVAVKEEIDVVGCVTTFGGRGNSTPARADSEVVRRLREAGAVVIGKTRMPEFGQWPFTESVAGGHTRNPWDRTRTPGGSSGGTAVAVAAGMVPFGLGGDGGGSIRIPAACCGLFGLKPERGRVTSSPVPHLWWSLGTIGPLTRSVLDSALVYDVLRGNVDGDMFRAADPSSSFVEAALRPPGTLRVGWSTAPVGKGVRPDLQSVRAVRETADALARLGHDVREVDPHYPDPTAAFVPQFFGGVRSEADAVEHFDRLERRTRETYRLGSWVTQRVLRAALRAGERVAERADRVFAAPDGVDVLLTPTIAERPRAVGALDTGGTLTLSRRAMPMIAYTALWNVTGHPAASVPAGIGPDALPLAVQLVGRRCDETTLLSLAAQLERERPWSMPAW from the coding sequence ATGAATCTGGCCGACCTGGGGGCCGGGGAGATCGCACGCACTGTCGGGACCGGCGACATCACCGCCGGTCAGGTGGTCGAGGACTGCCTGGCGCGGATCGCCGAGCGCGACCCCGCGCTGAACGCGTTCTCGGTGGTGCTGGCCGACCGGGCCCGGGCCGAGGCGGACCGCCTCGATGACCACCTGCAGGCAGGCGGACAGCCCGGACCGCTGCAGGGCGTTCCCGTCGCGGTCAAGGAGGAGATCGACGTCGTCGGCTGCGTGACCACCTTCGGCGGCCGCGGCAACAGCACGCCGGCACGCGCCGACAGCGAGGTGGTACGCCGGCTGCGCGAAGCCGGCGCCGTGGTGATCGGCAAGACGAGGATGCCCGAGTTCGGCCAGTGGCCGTTCACCGAGTCCGTTGCCGGTGGCCACACCCGCAACCCCTGGGACCGCACGCGGACGCCGGGTGGCTCGAGCGGGGGCACCGCCGTGGCGGTCGCGGCCGGGATGGTGCCGTTCGGCCTCGGCGGTGACGGCGGGGGCTCGATCCGGATCCCCGCAGCCTGTTGCGGGCTGTTCGGACTCAAGCCCGAGCGCGGCCGGGTGACGTCGTCGCCGGTGCCGCACCTGTGGTGGTCGCTGGGCACGATCGGGCCGTTGACCCGCTCCGTGCTCGACTCGGCGCTGGTCTATGACGTGCTGCGCGGCAATGTGGACGGTGACATGTTCCGCGCCGCGGATCCGTCGTCGTCCTTCGTCGAGGCCGCACTCCGCCCGCCCGGCACGTTGCGGGTCGGCTGGTCCACCGCGCCGGTCGGCAAGGGCGTCCGACCGGACCTGCAGTCGGTGCGCGCCGTGCGCGAGACCGCGGACGCCCTGGCCAGGCTCGGCCACGACGTTCGCGAGGTCGACCCGCACTACCCCGACCCGACGGCCGCGTTCGTCCCCCAGTTCTTCGGCGGCGTCCGGTCCGAGGCCGATGCGGTGGAGCACTTCGACCGGCTCGAGCGCCGTACCCGGGAGACCTACCGGCTGGGCAGCTGGGTCACCCAGCGAGTGCTCCGCGCCGCGCTGCGGGCGGGGGAGCGGGTCGCGGAGCGCGCCGACCGGGTCTTCGCAGCACCCGACGGTGTCGACGTGCTGCTGACGCCGACGATCGCCGAGCGGCCCCGCGCCGTAGGGGCCCTGGACACGGGCGGCACGCTCACCCTGTCCCGCCGTGCGATGCCGATGATCGCCTACACCGCGCTGTGGAACGTGACCGGCCACCCCGCTGCATCGGTCCCGGCCGGCATCGGCCCTGACGCGCTGCCCCTCGCCGTCCAGCTCGTCGGGCGTCGCTGCGACGAGACCACGCTGCTGTCCCTGGCGGCCCAGCTGGAGCGGGAACGTCCCTGGAGCATGCCCGCGTGGTG
- a CDS encoding ABC transporter permease, with the protein MSSRIGPRIGRGAFGAVAVAILKGFLRDRMSVFFAVIFPLMFLVLFGGIFNGADQSPGKLVEIGAVPLVDHLPAGAGRAFHRSFDVSRTQDREAALAKVRKGDADAAIEMRGDTLVAHYTQTDQVKAAVTQGTLSAFVTAANLQASGSLPQYSFRAERVEDKSLKVIQFVTPGLLGWAVAMSASFGAAATLQGWRQSKLLRRLQLAPVRARTIVAARILVTVVVALVQMAVFVCLGMALFGLQLTGSWWVGVPLLVSGTLSFMSIGLLAGALARTTEGAINLANFIVLPMAFLSGSFFSLDGTPAWLQTISRLLPLRHLNDGMLDVMVRGQGPAAALVPMGILLGFAVVLTAVAARLFRWES; encoded by the coding sequence ATGAGCTCCAGGATCGGCCCCAGGATTGGTCGGGGGGCGTTCGGTGCGGTCGCGGTGGCGATCCTCAAGGGGTTCCTGCGCGATCGGATGTCGGTCTTCTTCGCGGTGATCTTCCCGCTGATGTTCCTGGTGCTGTTCGGTGGCATCTTCAACGGTGCCGACCAGAGCCCCGGCAAGCTGGTCGAGATCGGCGCCGTACCCCTCGTCGACCATCTTCCGGCAGGTGCTGGGCGGGCCTTCCACCGCTCCTTCGACGTCAGTCGCACCCAGGATCGCGAGGCCGCCCTGGCCAAGGTGCGCAAGGGTGACGCCGACGCGGCGATCGAGATGCGTGGTGACACCCTGGTCGCCCACTACACCCAGACCGACCAGGTGAAGGCGGCCGTCACCCAGGGAACGCTGAGCGCGTTCGTCACCGCCGCGAACCTGCAGGCGTCGGGATCGCTCCCGCAGTACTCCTTCCGAGCCGAGCGCGTCGAGGACAAGTCGCTGAAGGTCATCCAGTTCGTCACCCCGGGGCTGCTCGGCTGGGCTGTCGCGATGAGTGCCTCCTTCGGCGCTGCTGCCACCTTGCAGGGCTGGCGGCAGAGCAAGCTCCTGCGCCGGCTCCAGCTCGCGCCGGTGCGCGCACGGACCATCGTCGCTGCCCGCATCCTGGTGACCGTGGTGGTCGCCCTGGTGCAGATGGCGGTCTTCGTCTGCCTCGGCATGGCGCTGTTCGGCCTGCAGCTGACCGGCTCCTGGTGGGTGGGGGTGCCCCTGCTGGTCAGCGGCACCCTGTCGTTCATGTCGATCGGCCTGCTCGCCGGCGCATTGGCCCGGACCACGGAGGGCGCAATCAACCTGGCGAACTTCATCGTGCTGCCGATGGCGTTCCTCAGCGGCTCCTTCTTCAGCCTCGACGGCACGCCTGCGTGGCTGCAGACGATCTCCCGTCTGTTGCCGCTGCGCCACCTCAACGATGGCATGCTCGACGTGATGGTGCGCGGACAGGGCCCTGCCGCGGCGCTGGTGCCGATGGGCATCCTGCTGGGGTTCGCGGTCGTGCTCACTGCGGTCGCTGCGCGCCTGTTCCGTTGGGAGAGCTGA
- a CDS encoding ABC transporter ATP-binding protein, with translation MGAIEVRGLAVAYGETRAVDGVSFEVAEGEFFGILGPNGAGKTTTLELVEGLRRPDSGEVLVLGEPPWPRNQALLPRIGVQLQTSAYFERLTAREQIHTFAALYGLPPRRGDEWLERVGLGEKADTRTENLSGGQSQRLAIACALVHDPEVVFLDEPTAAIDPQARRNLWDLLSGLNESGRTVVLTTHYMDEAEALCDRVAIMDRGRILQLDTPAALVRGLAAPVRIMLAGGLAGAEAGLLPGVERVDEDGSTTTLTTHRPAEVLSELAARDLLDGLQVKGATLEDVFLQLTGREYRA, from the coding sequence ATGGGGGCGATCGAGGTGAGGGGCCTCGCCGTCGCGTACGGCGAGACGCGGGCGGTCGATGGCGTCAGCTTCGAGGTGGCCGAGGGAGAGTTCTTCGGCATCCTCGGGCCCAACGGTGCCGGGAAGACGACCACCCTGGAGCTGGTCGAGGGGCTGCGCCGACCAGACTCCGGGGAGGTCCTGGTGCTCGGTGAGCCGCCGTGGCCGCGCAACCAGGCACTGCTCCCGCGGATCGGCGTACAGCTGCAGACCTCGGCGTACTTCGAGCGGCTCACTGCACGCGAGCAGATCCACACCTTCGCCGCGCTCTACGGCCTGCCGCCTCGCCGCGGCGACGAATGGCTCGAGCGGGTCGGGCTCGGCGAGAAGGCGGACACCCGCACCGAGAACCTCTCCGGAGGGCAGTCGCAGCGGCTTGCGATCGCCTGCGCGCTCGTGCACGACCCCGAGGTGGTCTTCCTCGACGAGCCGACCGCGGCGATCGACCCGCAGGCACGCCGCAACCTCTGGGACCTGCTCTCCGGCCTCAATGAGTCCGGTCGCACGGTGGTGCTCACCACCCACTACATGGACGAGGCAGAGGCGCTGTGCGACCGGGTTGCGATCATGGACCGCGGTCGGATCCTCCAGCTCGACACGCCCGCGGCCCTGGTCCGCGGCCTCGCGGCTCCGGTCAGGATCATGCTGGCCGGCGGTCTGGCGGGCGCGGAGGCAGGCCTGCTGCCCGGCGTGGAGCGAGTCGACGAGGACGGGTCGACCACCACGCTGACCACACACCGACCCGCCGAGGTGCTCTCCGAGCTTGCTGCGAGGGACCTGCTCGACGGCCTCCAGGTGAAGGGAGCGACGCTCGAGGACGTCTTCTTGCAGCTCACCGGACGGGAGTACCGCGCATGA